A segment of the Campylobacter showae CSUNSWCD genome:
CCTCAAATTTGACCGAATTTATTTCTCGGCTATGATTTTAATTATCTCGCAGATGACGTTGCTGGCTGCGCGTAGCGATTTTACCGGCAGGTACTCGTAGATGGAGTGAAAGTTGTGCGCGCCGGTAAAGAGATTCGGACACGGTACGCCCTTTTCCGAGATGACCGCGCCGTCGTAGCCGCCTCGCATCGGGATGACTTTTGGCTCTATGTTTAGCCGAGCGTAGGCCTGCTTTGCCGCGACGACGGGTAGGCTGTTTTCGCCACCTTCAAGGTAGTTAAATACGTTTTTGTAGCGATCTTTTAGGCTGATTTGAATTCTGTGCGCGCCGTAAATTTTAGCAAACGAGTCGGCTAGATCTTGTAAAAACGCCATGCGCTGCGCATATTTTGCCTCGTTAAATTCGCGAACGTCGAGCTTTAGCACGGTCTTTGCGCTGTTGCCCGATAGCTCCTTGACCCAGTAGTAGCCCTCGACGCCGTCGGTGTATTCGGGTGCTTCGCCGCCCGGTAGCATCGAGATAAATTTATGCGCGAGTAGCAAGGAATTTACTAGCTTGCCCTTGGCGTTCATCGGGTGCGCGGACTGCCCGACGAAGGTCACGACCGCGTCGCCGGCGTTCCAGTTTTGGTAAATCAGCTCGCCTATACCGCAGCAATCAAGACAGTAGGCAAAGTCGGCCTTTATCTCCGAGACGTCAAGCGCCTTGGCCCCGCGCAGGCCTTGCTCCTCGTCGGGTAAAAAGCCAAACGTCACGTCGCCGTGCTCGATTTGTGGGTTTTGTATGAAAAACTGCGCGGCGTTTACGATGGCGGCGATCGCGGCCTTGTCGTCCGCGCCTAGCAGGCTGGTGCCGTCGGTTACGATGAGATCGTCTCCGACGTAGTTAGCAAGCTCTGGAAATTCGCTAAGTTTGAGCGTTATGCCTAGCTCTTTGTTTAGCGTGACGTCGCCGCCCTCGTAGCGCACGATTTGCGCTTTCGTGTCGTTTTTTTGCTCCGCGCTAGTATCAAGGTGCGCGAAAAACGCCACGGACGGCAGCTTCTTGGCGGAGTTTGACGGCAAAACGGCCGTAGTTATGGCGTTTTCTCGTCTTTTTATATTTTGTAGTCCAAGCTCCTTTAGCTCGCTTTCTATCAGCTTTGCTAGATCGTGCTCGGTTGGGTTTGACGGCATGATGCCTGCCGCGCCCGCTTCGCGGTTTGTCGTTGTGTTGATCTTTGTATAGCGTAAAAATCTCTCGACTATATCCATGTTTGCTCCTAAATTTGAGATAAAATTTATGAAATTATACTATCTTTTAATTAAGCTTAAAATAAAATTTTAATATTTTAGGGCAAGTTTAAAATTTAATCGGTATAATTCGCAAACTAAATTTAAAGGAGCAAAAATGCGAAATTTACGCTACGTAAGCGACCTTTCGGACTTTCATCAGGTTTTTTCGGCGACGCTGGGAAAGATGGCGACCGTACAAAATAGATTTGCGGATATCGTCGGCAACCTCGACTGGAACGTGGATTTTGACAGCTGCGAGATAGCTTTCGGCGATCAAATTTATAAGATACAGTTTATCGGCAGCGAGTCAAACGTGAGCGACACTTGGCTGTGGGGGCACGCGAACGTAAATAATTTCGGCGAGGAGGCGACGCGGTTTTCGGCGGAGGTGTTGCGCGCTGGAGCGGAGTGGGGCTTGCAGGCTTTTAGCGAACCGAGTTTTGAGCTAGATGAAACCTTTAACGGCCATACGCTTTGTATAGCCGCGTGCGGAGCGGTGGGCGAAAATTTATGCTACTACGGCTGCAGGCACGACAAGGGCTGTGCGTTTGTGGCTATCACAGATGCGCCGGATTTGCTTTTTGGGCCTCTTAGCGCGCACGAGTTTGTCAAAACAGCAAGCGGCTGCATACAAAATCACGACGTAGATCATAAAATTTTCATCAAAAGCTTTTTGGAATTCAACGGAGTCAAATTTGATGAAAACGTCGAAAAGGGCGGATTTTTTAAGAAAGCCAAAGACGAAATCGTAGCTAAATTTGACAAAGAGCTTTTGATCAAATTTGACGATAAGGGTAGGATATCGGAATTTAAATATGAATTTTAATTTGGGTAGTTTGAGCAAGGCGATGGGTTAAAAGCCCACCGCCTTAAATTTACGAATGGAAGTGAAACTCGTCCGGGTGATCTAGCGCGTAGCGGAATTTCTCCATATCTACTTTTTTATCCCAGATCGAGATGATTAGGCAGCCCACGGCGTTGCCGCAGAGGTTTCCGACCGCGCGCATCTCGGACATAAACTTATCAACACCAAGTAGCACCGCAACCGTAACCACCGGGATACCTGCGCTAGGAAGCGCGGCAAGCGTACCGGCAAGTATGATAAATCCAGAGCCTGTGACGCCGACAGCGCCCTTGCTAGTTACCATCAAGATGACGAGAATTTGTATCAAATGCTCGATGCTTAGCGGGATGCCGAAGGCTTGAGCAAGGAAAATAACGCTAAGCGATAGGTAGATGTTTGTACAGTCTAGGTTAAACGAATATCCCGTCGGTATGATGAGTCCGACCGCGCCTCTATGGATGCCCGCAGCCTCTAGCTTTTGCATGAGCGGAGCTAGCGCGGTCTCTGAGGAGCTCGTTGCAAACACGATCAAGACCTCTTTTGCGATGAAGCGCATAAATTTAAAGATATTGACTTTTGCAAAATAGCAAATAATACCCAGAACGACGAATATAAAAAATAAGCTTGCAATCGCCATAACGAAAAGTAGCTCAAGCATACCCAAAAGCGAGTTGATGCCAAATTTGCCGATCAAAAACGCCATCGCGGAAAATGCTGCAACCGGGCTAAATAGCATCAAAATCGTAAGCAGTTTTAGCACCCAGTGCTGAACGATTTCAAGTGGTCTTAGGATCTTCTTTTTATAGTCGTGCTTTAAAAACGAGATCGCAACAGCCGTAACGATCGCCAAAAATAGCACTTGAAGTGTGTTTGATTTGATAAACGGATCAAGCAAATGCACATAAGGGAAAATGCCGTCTACGGGCACAGCGCCGCGTAAAATGTGAAGCGTATGCGCTAAAATTCCGCTATTTGCGTCTATATTTGAGGCTTGGCTCGTAAATTTCTCTACGCTAGAGGCGTCAAGCTGCGTGTAGTCAAGGTGCATATCGTGACCCGGTTTTAGCGTCTCGCCAAAGATTATTCCCACGGCAAGAGCTATGGTGCTCACAACCTCAAAGTAGATAAATCCTTTAAGTCCGATAGAGCCCAGTTCCTTCATGCTCTCAAGTCCGATTATGCCTGAGACGATCGTGAGGAAAATAATCGGTCCGATGAGCGCTTTTAGGGCTTTGATAAAGTAGTCGATGCCCGGCTTGCTCGCGATGCCTAGATCCGGGAAGATCATGCCGACCGCGATACCGGCGACGATGCCGAAAACCACCCAAAACGCTAGGTTGGTAAACATTCTAATAAGAAAAGGTTTTTGCGGCTTGGCCGCGTTTGAAACGCTTGGGTTCAAGAGGTGTCCTTTAAAAATTATTAAAAAGCTATTTTAACAAATAAATTTATATAAAAAGATAAAATCGCGGCGATTTTGGTCAAATTTTACCGACCGCCGCAAATTTTATCAAATTTTACAAACTCTCTAAAATTTCGATTGAATTTATCTTATCGCCTTGCCTGACGCTATCTAGAGTCTTTAGGCTAGGCTCGTCCACGATCTGGCCAAACACCGTATGCACGCCGTCAAGGTGCGGCTGCGCGCTGTGGCAGACGAAAAACTGACTGCCGCCCGTATCGCGTCCGGCGTGCGCCATGGATAAGGTTCCGCGTTTGTGCTTGTGTTTTTGGCCTACGCACTCGCATTTTATGCGCCAGCCCGGCCCTCCTGTGCCCGTACCGTGCGGGCAGCCGCCCTGGATCACGAAATTTGGGATCACGCGGTGGAAATTTAATCCGTCGTAAAAGCCGCTTTTGGCTAGCTGAGCGAAATTCGTCACTGCTTGTGGCGCTTCCTCACCGTAGAGTTCGAGCTTCATATCGCCTTTTTCGGTGTGGATCACGGCAAATTTGAGCTTAGCAAGCTCGGCCGCGTCGATGTCGTAGATTTTTAGTTCGTCGTTTCTCATTTTTTTCCTTAAATTTATTCGATATTTGTATAAACCGCTTGCACGTCGTCGTCGTCTTCGAGCTTATCGAGTAGTTTTTCTAGTTCGTTCATCTGCTCTTCGTCTAGGCTTATCGGCGAGTTTGCGATGTACTGCAGGCTAGCTTTTTTAGCCTCGAGTCCTAGCTTTTCGATACCTTCGCTTAGCGTGCCAAAGCTTGCGTAATCGCCGTAGATATAAAGCACGCCGTCTTCTTCCTCGATCTCGGTTAGACCAAAGTCGATGAGCTCTAGCTCAATCTCGTCAAGCTCTTTTGCGGGCATATCGAGCTCAAAAACGCTCTTTCTCGTAAACATAAAATTTAAGCTTCCGCTAGGCAGGATTTCGCCGCCGTTTTTGCTAAATATCGCCTTGACGTTAGCAACCGTGCGAGTTGGGTTATCGGTAGCGCACTCGACGATGATCTGCACGCCGTGAGCGCCCTTGCCGTCGTAAAAGATGGTCTTGATATCCGCGCTATCCTTGCCGCTAGCGCGTTTTATCGCTGCATCGATGTTGTCTTTTGGCATATTTTGCGCCTTGGCCGCTGCTATTGCGGCGCGGAGTTTTGGGTTCATATCAGGCTCCGTGCCGCCCTCTTTAGCCGCTACGGTTATGGCTTTTGCGAGTTTTGGAAAAACTTTGCTCATCTTGTCCCAGCGCGCTTCTTTCGCGGCGCGCCTATATTCAAACGCTCGTCCCATTTCATTCCTTTAAAAATTTTTGCCCAATTATATCTAAAAAAATTTTGCATTTTTTTAAAAACGCGAGGTTTTGAGCGTATTAGTAAAAAATTTAGCTTTAAGTCCTATAATCCGAATATGATTTTAAATGCCCGAAAAGACGACGCCGCGCGCTGCATAGAGTTGTTAAATTTAGCCATGGAGGACATCGCATTTACGCTTAGCGGCGTGAGCGATCCCGCTAAGAGCGATGAAATTTTGCATAAATTTTTTAGAAGCGAGATAAACCGCCTAAGCTACAACAATGTTTTTGTTTTCAAATTTGACGGCGAGATCGCGGGAGCGATTTGCGCTTACGACGGAGGAGAGATCGAGGTATTGGATGAGCCTATTAGGGCGCATTTGCGTATGCTTGGCTCAAACGAAGTTCCGCAGACGGAGTGCTTTGCAGACGAGCTATATATCGATAGTCTTGCCGTGGACGAGAGGTTTCGCGGACGAGGCATCGCAAAAGAGCTGATCAAATTTATCTTTACCCTCGCGCCAAAACGAAATATCAAAAAAGTAGCCCTCATCGTCGATGAAAAAAAGCCAAAAACTATGGCTTTTTACGAGCGTTTAGGTTTTAAAACCGACTGCGAAATGATCATAAATTCTCACAAATACTACCATATGATAAAGGAGATAAAATGACTAAATTTAAGGTTGCTAATATCCACTGCGAAAACTGCGCAAACACCATAAAAAACGCTCTTGGCGATGAATACGGCGAGATAAAAGTAGATATGAGCGCCGAGCCAAAGATCGTGAGCGTAAATTTAGACGGCAAGGACGAGGCGAAATTTAAAGAGGAGCTGGATGATTTGGGATTTAGCGTCATAGAGAAAATTTGATGCAAAATATCAAACTAAACATCGCAGGCATGACCTGCGTAAACTGTTCAAACGCCATCGAGCGCGTGACGAAAAAGATCGCGGGCGTGCTAGACGCGAAAGTTAGCTTCGCAAACGGCTCGGGCGAATTTATCATAGAAAGCGCCGAAGTACAAGCCGCGATAGAAGAAAAGATAAAAAAACTAGGCTACGGCGTGGCAAAGGATTTGGCGGAATTTGAAGCCAAACGCGAGAAGCATATCTTAAATTTACGCCGAAATTTCCTAGCCGCCGCAGCTTTTAGCGCGGTGATTATGGCGCTTGAGATGAGCGAGCAGCCAAGCGTAGCAAAATCAGCCATCATGCTAGCGCTTGCCTTTATCACGATAGCTACGTGCGGGCGGGACTTTTTCATCCACGCTTACGGCGCGCTAAAAAATAAAAATTTCGACATGAACGTACTCGTAGCACTGGGCACTAGCACGGCGTTTGCGTATTCGCTGGGCGTTTTTATCGCGGGCGAGCGCCTGCCTGAAAATATGCGCCACCTTTACGTTTCAGGCGCAGCCATGATAACGGCTTTCGTGCTGCTGGGTAAATTTTTAGAAGAGCGTTCAAAAGCCCGCGCTGGCGACTACATAAAATCGCTAATGGATATGTCGCCCAAAACCGCTCTTGTGCTACAAAAAGACGGTAGTGCGCTGGAAGCGGGTGTTGCGAGCCTAAAAATAGGCGACATCGCGGTCGTAAAGAGCGGCTATGCGGTGCCTTGCGACGGAGTCGTGATAAACGGCGGCGCGGAGATCGACACCTCGATGCTAACGGGCGAGAGCCTACCAGTCTATAAAAAACAAGGCGACGAGGTCAATGCCGGAACTATAAATTTAAACGGCTACATCAACGTAAAGGTTACTAAACTCGCTAATCAAACGCTTTTGTCGCAAATTTTAGAGCTTTTAAGCGATGCGTCGAGCAAAAAGATGCCTATCAGCCGCTTTGCCGACCGCGTGGCAAATATCTTCGTGCCTAGCGTGATAGCTATCGCCGTCGTTACGTTTCTTGCGTGGTTTGCACTTACTGGAAATGCGCTACAAGGCGTGCTAAGCGCGGTTTGCGTGCTTATTATCTCATGTCCTTGCGCGCTGGGGCTAGCTACTCCGATAGCCATCGTCTCCTCGCTATCTCTAGGCGCTAAAAACGGAATCCTCATCAAAAATCCCGAGGTTTTAGAGGTGCTTGGCGACGTGAAATACGCGATATTTGATAAAACGGGTACGCTAACAAAGGGCGAAATATCCGTAAATTTTACAGATATAAACGATGAAAATTTAGCCAAAATCGCCGCACTAGAGGCCAAAAGCTCGCATCCGATATCTGCTGCGATCGTTAGATACGCAAGCGAGCTGGGGCTTAAAATTTTAGGCGATGAAAAGGGTTTTGAAAATATCGCGGGACGCGGCGTAAAGAGTGAGGACGAGAGCGTGATAGCAGGCAACGAGGCTCTTTTAAGCGAACTTGGCGTAGAGATAAGCACGCAAGCTAAAGAGCTAATCGCCAAAGCGCAAAATGAAGGAAACGGCGTAGTGCTCGCGGCTTTGAATAAAATTTATGTAGGTTTTATCGCGCTTAGCGATACGGTAAAAGAGGACGCCGCGCAGGCTATGCAAAGCCTAAAAGATGCTGGTATAACGCCCGTAATGCTAACCGGAGATAACGCCTTCACCGCAAAAAATGTGGCTGGCAAGCTTGGCGTAGAAAAGGTTTTTGCCGGCATGCTACCTAATGAAAAATTTGAAACGATAAAACGTCTGCAAGAAGAGGGTGCGGTGCTATTTGTCGGCGACGGTATTAACGACGCCGCACCGTTAAAGCAAGCAAATGTGGGTATCGCGATGAGTAGCGGTGCGGATATCGCAAAAGAAGCCGGCGACGTAGTGCTGGTAAAAAACGATCTAAAAAGCGCGGTAGCTACGATAAATTTAGCCAACGAGACGATGAAAACGATAAAGCAAAATTTGTTTTGGGCGTTTGTTTATAACGCCGTTTGTATCCCGGTTGCGGCGGGAGTTTTGGCGCCTTTGGGGCTCATGCTAACGCCCGTTTACGGAGCTGCGGCGATGTGTTTTAGCTCGGTCACGGTCGTGTTAAATTCGATCAGATTACGATTTAAGCAAATCTAAAATTTAGCCTAAATTTTGTAAAATCCCGCAAAAAACAAAAAAGGAAAAAGATGAATTTAGGTAAATTTTACGCCGTGATCGCAAGGATATTTGCGCTAAATTTCGCTTTGCCGCCAAGCGCGAAGCTTTTTAGCGAGCTAAATAAAAATCCAAAATGGATAATAACAAACGATAGCGAAGCAAACGCCAAAGGACGCGCGCTATACGAGGAGTCGATAAAAACTGAAAGCACCCTAGAGATCGCAAAGGACTTTGCAAATTTGAAAAAATATTTTAACGCGGAGTTTTTTTTCGAGGGCGATAAGGCGCGCCTCGAAGGTTTCTATAAAAAGTGCAAATTTAGCCCAAATTTAAATGTCAGCGCGCTTGATAGCCTAACAAACGAGCTTTCGTTTTTCTCCTCCGTTGTCGAGCTAAAACAAGACGAGCAAACAAAGGAAATTTTGGGCGTTTTGTTAAGCTCCTATCTGCTACCGTACGCTAAAAAGCTAGCTCCCGCCCTACAAAACGAAGCAAAAAGTAAATTTTACCGCGCTATGGGCTATCTTTTCGAGGATTTTGCGAGCGGCATAGAAAATACGCTAAAAGTCAAAGTCGTACCTAGATGAGCTGGTGGAACGACTTTTATATAAATTTCGATCCGGTCGCGTTTGAGCTGTTTGGCATTAAGGTGCACTGGTACGGGATAATGTACGTCCTGGCGCTACTAGTGGCGCTAGGAGTGGCTAAATTTATCGTCAAGCGCGATAATATGCAAATTTCAAATTCGCTGCTTGATAATTATTTCTTTTGGGTGGAAATCGGCGTGATACTGGGCGCGAGGCTCGGCTATATCGTCATTTATGATCCAAATACCGCTTATTATCTCACTCATCCTTGGCAGATTTTTAACCCCTTTCACAACGGCGAATTTGTCGGTATTCGCGGTATGAGCTATCACGGCGCGGTGGTTGGATTTTTGATAGCGACATGGGCTTTTTGTCGTAAATTTAAGCAAAATTTGTGGCAGCTTTTAGATCTCGTTGCGCTTAGCATTCCGCTTGGATATTTTTTCGGTCGCATCGGAAATTTTTTAAATCAAGAGCTATTCGGCCGTATCACGGACGTCTCATGGGCGATCAATGTCGCGGGACAGATGCGTCATCCATCGCAAATTTACGAAGCCGTTTTAGAAGGGCTTGCGGTTTTTGCCATCCTTTTTGTTTATAGAAAATTTAAAAAATTTGACGGCGAACTCATCGCTCTTTATGCCGTGCTTTATACCTTTGCCAGATTTATCTGCGAGTTCTTTAGAGAGCCTGATTTTGGGATCGGCTTTGTATTTTTAAATTTATCTATGGGGCAGATACTATCCTTTTTAATGTTTGCATGCGGCATTTTCCTTTATATTATCTTAAATAAAAAATATACAAAATTTTAAAAGGTTTTTAAAGTAATTTACGATACTATTACGCCGTTTTTATAGTGTCATAATTTAATTTTCTTTTAAGTTATGATAATTTATCTCAATTTTATAGGAGGGCTCATGAGTGGGCTAATCGAGGGCTTCTTGGGTAGGCAAGCGGATACGAAAAAAAGTCGTACTCCTGCCGTTTGGGACAGATGGCAAAGTATAACGGGACTGATTTTGGCCTGTTTTATTTTGTGTCACATGGTATTTACCTCTACCATTTTATTCGGCAAGGGCGCATTTAACGCCGTTGTAGGTTTTGCGGAGGCTAAATTTTTATTCGGCGAGGCTACATGGTGGATTACTAACGTTATCGCTGCGATAATATTCGTCGTTTTTATCGCTCACGCATTTTTGGCGATGAGAAAATTTCCTGCAAACTACAGACAATACATCATGTTTAGAGGCCACAAAGACCGCATGAAACACCTTGACACTACTCTTTGGTGGTTTCAGTTTTTGACAGGTTTTGCTCTATTTTTCGCAGCCAGTGCGCACTTAGTCGATATAATCTTCGGCGGACACATCACTGCCGACAAATCAGCGGCTGCATTTCATCAACTAGAAATTTTCTACTTCGCTTTACTTGTATTTATGGTTGTTCACGCTAGCGTGGGAATGTACCGCCTATACGTAAAATGGGTAAGTATCGACGGAGTAAACAAACAAGAGATGTTCGCAAAAAGAAATAAAGCCAAAACTGCGATATTTGCGGTTTTTGGAGTGCTCGCGGTCATCGCGCTGATCGCCGATTTCGTGTGGATCAGTCTTTAGGAAAAGGAGCTTTAAAAAATGAACGTAAAATATTATGACGCATTAGTTATCGGAGGCGGTCTGGCGGGACTACGAGCTGCCGTTGCCGCCGGAGAAAAAGGGCTAAGTACGGTAGTTTTAAGCCTAATCCCAGTTAAGCGCTCGCACTCTGCGGCTGCGCAAGGCGGTATGCAAGCCTCTTTAGGAAACTCAAAAATGAGCGAAGGCGACAACGAGGATGTACACTTTGCAGACACTGTAAAAGGTAGTGACTGGGGCTGCGACCAACAAGTTGCACGTATGTTTTGCCAAACTGCGCCTAAGGCTATCCGCGAGCTAGCCGCTTGGGGCGTGCCTTGGACTCGTATCACAAAAGGCGAGAGAAGCGCTATCATCAACGCTCAAAAAACAACTATCGTAGAAAAAGAAGAAGTCCACGGACTCATCCACAGCCGTGACTTTGGCGGAACTAAAAAATGGAGAACCTGCTTTACTGCTGACGCTACGGGTCACACTATGCTTTTTGCCGTAGCAAACGAAGCTCTAAAACATAACGTTGAAATCCACGACAGAAAAGAAGCTATCGCGCTAATCCACGCAAACAACCGCTGTTACGGCGCGATAGTTCGTGACCTTGTAAATGGTGAGATCACAGCTTATGTTTCTAAAGGCACGCTTATAGCAACTGGCGGTTATGGCAGAGTTTATAAACACACCACAAACGCCGTCGTTTGCGAGGGTATCGGCGCTGCGATCGCACTTGAGACTGGCGTAGCTCAGCTTGGTAACATGGAAGCTGTTCAGTTTCACCCAACTCCGATCGTCCCATCAGGCATTCTTCTAACAGAAGGTTGCCGCGGTGATGGCGGAATTTTGCGTGACGTTGATGGATACCGCTTTATGCCTGATTATGAACCAGAGAAAAAAGAACTTGCTAGCCGTGACGTCGTTAGCCGCCGCATCATGGAGCACATCCGTGCAGGCAAAGGCGTACCTAGTCCTTATGGCTATCACGTTTGGCTTGATATCTCTATCCTTGGACGTGAACACATCGAGAAAAATTTACGTGACGTTCAAGAAATTTGCGAAATTTTTAACGGCATCGATCCTGCTGACACTGAAGTATATACTGACGAGACAGGACATCAGCGTGGCAAAGGCTGGGCACCGATCCTACCTATGCAGCACTACTCAATGGGTGGCATCAAGACAAAACCAACTGGTGAGAGCCCAACACTAGCTGGTCTATTTAGCGCTGGCGAAGCTGCTTGCTGGGATATGCACGGCTTTAACCGCCTTGGTGGCAACTCAGTTTCTGAGACAGTCGTCGCTGGTATGATCGTTGGTGATTATTTTGCAGATTACTGTGCTAGCCATGAGATCGAGATAAACACAGCTGATATTGAGAAATTTGTTAAAAAACAAGAAGATTATCTAAATAGCCTCGTTACAAAAGAGGGTAAATTTAACGTCTTTGATATCAAAAACAAGATGAAAGAGGTAATGTGGGAACACGTTGCGATATTTAGAACAGGCAAAGGTCTAGAGCTTGCTGTTAAAGAGCTTGAAGCACTTTACAAAGAGTCACTTGATGTAAAAGTAAGCAACAAAGCGCTATTTGGCAACCCAGAGCTTGAAGAGGCTTATCGCGTACCAAAGATGCTAAAACTAGCACTTTGTATCGCAAAAGGTGCGCTTGATAGAACAGAGAGCCGTGGCGCTCACTGCCGTGAAGACTATCCAAAAAGAGATGACCTTAACTGGCTAAACAGAACGCTTACAAGCTGGAAAGAAGGCGACACTCTGCCAACCATCACTTATGAGTCACTTGATATCATGAAGATGGAGATGCCGCCAGCATTTAGAGGTTATGGTGCAAAAGGAAATATCATCGAGCATCCAAACAGCGCTATCCGCCAAAAAGAGGTCGATGAAATTCGCGAGAAAATGCAAGCAGAAGGCAAGAGCAGACAAGAAATTCAAGAGGCTTTGATGCACTATGACCTTCAACCAAAATACAAAGCACCAAATGAAAGAGCAGGAATAGGATATGAGTAGAAAAATCACCATAAAAGCATTTAAATATAATCCGTTGAGCAAAATTTCAAAGCCGCATTTCGCGACCTACGAGCTAGAAGAAACCGACGGCATGACGCTTTTTATAGCGTTAAATCAAATTCGTGAGAAATTTGACCCGGATCTTAGCTTTGACTTTGTTTGCCGTGCCGGTATCTGCGGTAGTTGCGGTATGTTAGTTAATGGTACGCCAAAGCTTGCTTGCCGTACGCTAACCAAAGACTATTCAGGCGGCGTGATTGAGCTTATGCCTTTGCCGGTATTTAAGCTGTTAAAAGATCTAAGCGTAGACACGGGCAACTGGATGAACGCGATGAGTAAGCGCGTGGAGAGTTGGATACACACTGACCACAAGACCGATATCTCTAAGCTTGAGGAAAAAGTCCAGCCTGAAGTAGCGCAAGAGGTATTTGAGCTTGACCGCTGCATCGAGTGTGGTATTTGTGTAGCTGCGTGCGGTACGGCTATCATGAGGCCTGATTTTATTGGTGCGGTAGGGCTTAACCGCGTAGCTAGATTTAAAATCGACGCGCTAGATAAACGAACCGACGAGGACTTTTATGAGCTTATCGGCGATGACGACGGCGTGTTTGGCTGTATGACTTTGCTAGGCTGCGAGGATAACTGCCCTAAACACCTTCCGCTTCAAAGCAGGATCGCATATATGCGCAGAAAGATGGCTGTAATAAAGTAGCCAAGGGGTCGTGAGACCCCTTTTTAAATTTAACTTCAAATTTTACTTCTATTTCTATTTTGCTTTTTTCTCAAATTTGTTTTTTAATTAGGTTCAATTTGTTCAAATTTGATGATCTATGCTGTATGTATTTTTACAAAAAACAGGCGTACAAAAAACGTCAAATTTTGCTTTAATAAAAATAGTAGCATCTTTGGTCTAGTCAGGCTTATTTTTTATTTTTAGAAGTATTACAAGTTAAAAATGTCTTTAAATTTGTGTTTTAGTAGATTTTGAAATCTTGTAAAAATGATAGATGGTGGAAGCGAGGTTGTTCGATATTTAGCTTTAAATATCGTATTTATCGCACTTCTATAGAAAATAAAGCCATTTTTTACACACTTAAAAACACATCCGAACTATTTTACGATGTAATAAAAAATTTAAGATATTCGGAGATAAAAAATTGGTAATGAAAAGTTTGGTTTTCAATACAAAAACGAGGAAAAGCCCTAAAATAGGCACTTTGCGATTTAAGTATTTGCCGTTTTTAAGTTTCAAACGCTTAAACGGCTAAATTTTCTTAAGAATTGAGATGTTTCACGGCTTTTTTAGCTCGAAACTTAATTAAGCTTCGTTTGTGAAACAAAAGCCGTTTTTATTTGTTTCACGCCTGCCACTCGTTGGCTTTGTAAATGCCCAAAACGTAAATAGCCCCGTTCTCTATCGCGTAAGGTATCACATAGCTTTTAAAAATCAAGTCTCTTATGCTCTCATCGTCAAAATTAATAGACTTGCGACAAATAAGGGGCGTTTGCGCCGTGCGCTCTATCTTTGCGATAAGCTCGTTTCTAAACTCTCGCGCCCTGCTTAGGCTGTCTTTTGCTATGAAGTCGAATATCGTCTTTAGCTCGCGCTCGAATTT
Coding sequences within it:
- a CDS encoding fumarate reductase iron-sulfur subunit, which translates into the protein MSRKITIKAFKYNPLSKISKPHFATYELEETDGMTLFIALNQIREKFDPDLSFDFVCRAGICGSCGMLVNGTPKLACRTLTKDYSGGVIELMPLPVFKLLKDLSVDTGNWMNAMSKRVESWIHTDHKTDISKLEEKVQPEVAQEVFELDRCIECGICVAACGTAIMRPDFIGAVGLNRVARFKIDALDKRTDEDFYELIGDDDGVFGCMTLLGCEDNCPKHLPLQSRIAYMRRKMAVIK
- a CDS encoding type II toxin-antitoxin system RelE/ParE family toxin, which gives rise to MVIKYKPKFERELKTIFDFIAKDSLSRAREFRNELIAKIERTAQTPLICRKSINFDDESIRDLIFKSYVIPYAIENGAIYVLGIYKANEWQA